In a genomic window of Fusobacterium sp. DD2:
- a CDS encoding tripartite tricarboxylate transporter permease, whose translation MSDVLFGFFTAVSPINLVAACVSVGIGITIGALPGLSAAMGVALLIPITFGMPASTGLIVLAGVYCGAIFGGSISAILIRTPGTPAAAATAIDGYELTLKGKAGKALGTAVIASFIGGILSSISLYLFAPTLATLALKFGPSEYFWLSIFGLTIIAGASTKSITKGLISGALGLMFSTIGMDPMLGNPRFTFGIPSLLSGVPFTASLIGLFSMSQVLMLAEKKIKESGKLVEFDDTVMLSKKEIKQILPTALRSTVIGNIIGILPGAGASIASFLGYNEAKRFSKHKEEFGHGSIEGIAGAEAANNAVTGGSLIPTFTLGIPGESVTAVLLGGLLIQGLQPGPDLFTVHGKITYTFFAGFIVVNIFMLILGLTGSKLFAKISRVPDNYLIPLIFSLSVIGSYAINNQMADVMIMFVFGIIGYIINKFELNSASIVLALILGPIGESGLRRSIILNHGSMSILFQSTVSKVLIILTILSLFSPIVMNKLQNKSKN comes from the coding sequence ATGTCAGATGTATTATTCGGATTTTTCACTGCAGTATCACCAATCAACCTTGTAGCAGCATGTGTAAGTGTTGGAATTGGAATCACCATAGGAGCTCTACCAGGTCTATCTGCAGCTATGGGAGTTGCATTACTAATTCCTATTACCTTTGGTATGCCTGCATCTACAGGACTTATCGTCCTTGCTGGTGTATATTGTGGAGCAATATTTGGAGGTTCTATTTCAGCAATTCTAATTCGTACACCTGGAACTCCAGCAGCTGCTGCAACTGCCATTGACGGTTACGAACTTACTTTAAAGGGAAAAGCAGGTAAAGCATTAGGAACTGCTGTTATAGCATCATTTATTGGTGGAATACTAAGTTCTATTTCTCTGTATCTCTTTGCACCTACTTTAGCAACTTTAGCTCTTAAATTTGGACCTTCAGAGTATTTCTGGCTATCAATTTTTGGACTTACAATAATAGCAGGTGCCAGCACTAAATCTATAACAAAAGGACTTATTTCAGGTGCTTTAGGACTTATGTTTTCTACTATAGGAATGGACCCAATGCTTGGAAACCCAAGATTTACATTTGGTATTCCAAGTTTACTTTCTGGTGTACCATTTACAGCATCACTAATTGGACTTTTCTCAATGTCACAAGTTCTTATGTTAGCTGAGAAAAAAATCAAGGAATCAGGAAAACTTGTTGAGTTTGATGATACGGTTATGCTAAGTAAAAAAGAGATAAAACAGATTTTACCAACTGCTTTAAGATCTACTGTAATTGGTAATATAATTGGAATCCTACCTGGTGCAGGTGCAAGTATCGCATCTTTCCTTGGATATAATGAAGCAAAAAGATTTTCTAAGCATAAAGAGGAATTTGGACATGGTAGTATTGAAGGAATTGCTGGAGCAGAAGCAGCTAACAATGCTGTAACTGGTGGATCATTAATTCCAACATTTACACTAGGTATTCCTGGAGAAAGTGTTACTGCTGTTTTACTTGGTGGTCTTTTAATTCAAGGGCTTCAACCTGGACCAGACCTATTTACAGTACATGGAAAAATTACATATACATTCTTTGCTGGATTCATTGTAGTTAATATTTTCATGCTTATACTTGGACTTACTGGATCAAAACTATTTGCAAAGATATCAAGGGTACCTGATAACTATCTTATACCACTTATTTTCTCACTGAGTGTTATTGGATCTTATGCTATTAACAATCAAATGGCAGACGTTATGATTATGTTTGTGTTTGGTATAATCGGGTATATCATCAATAAATTTGAACTTAATTCAGCTTCTATTGTTCTTGCACTTATTCTTGGACCAATTGGAGAATCAGGATTAAGAAGATCAATAATATTAAATCATGGAAGTATGAGTATTTTATTCCAAAGTACTGTTTCTAAAGTTCTTATTATACTTACAATACTTTCTCTATTCTCTCCAATAGTTATGAATAAATTACAAAACAAAAGTAAGAACTAA
- a CDS encoding tripartite tricarboxylate transporter TctB family protein, which translates to MGKYDKILTIGLLVLNAIYYAMIKGLPPRAARYPMFVCLLLLVLTIILAVETFMNKKPYDKKLFEGFKPSQFFFIIVISAIYIILIDIAGFFVSTLIYLIVTMVGLKAKLLFSIITSICFCILIYLVFVTFLKVPVPTGFLI; encoded by the coding sequence ATGGGAAAATATGATAAAATTTTAACTATTGGACTTCTTGTACTTAATGCAATCTACTATGCAATGATTAAAGGACTTCCACCTAGAGCTGCAAGATATCCAATGTTTGTATGTCTACTTCTATTGGTGTTAACTATAATTTTAGCTGTTGAAACATTTATGAATAAAAAACCATATGATAAAAAATTATTTGAAGGTTTCAAACCCTCACAATTTTTCTTTATCATTGTTATTTCAGCTATCTATATTATCTTAATAGATATTGCTGGATTCTTTGTTTCAACATTGATATATTTAATTGTTACTATGGTAGGACTTAAAGCAAAACTTTTATTTAGTATTATAACAAGCATCTGCTTCTGTATACTAATTTATTTGGTCTTTGTGACTTTCTTAAAAGTTCCTGTACCTACTGGATTTTTAATATAG